A DNA window from Streptomyces canus contains the following coding sequences:
- the egtA gene encoding ergothioneine biosynthesis glutamate--cysteine ligase EgtA: MSDTPSDCTPGDCTKPRTSLPEAELEALVRGICFKTGPPRRIGVEVEWLVHELSSPRLPVTPERLAAAYAALRTVPLKSALTVEPGGQLELSSQPADSLMECIGTVSADLAAVRAALAEHGLGLVGIGHDPWHPPRRYLHEPRYDALEACLDRTGPAGRAMMCTSASVQVCVDAGHEEPGPLGLGRRWSLAHQLGPVLVAAFANSPLAGSEPTGWLSTRQLLWTEIGEDRAGGPSLDTDPRTAWARHVLDAPVMCIRRDSGPWDVPERLTFREWARSSVPRPPTREDLDYHVSTLFPPVRPRGHLELRMIDAQPGEDGWIVPLAVTAALFDDPEAAETAYRVVKPLAERTHSLPAPHNPLWIDAARHGLADPELHEAAIACFGTALEALPRLGATREVTDAVETYLHRYVIRGRCPADDLLDRTHGSLGKKEVRT, encoded by the coding sequence ATGTCCGACACACCCAGCGACTGTACGCCGGGCGACTGTACGAAGCCCCGTACATCCCTGCCCGAAGCAGAGCTCGAGGCCCTGGTCCGCGGCATCTGCTTCAAGACCGGCCCACCCCGCCGCATCGGGGTGGAAGTGGAATGGCTTGTCCACGAGCTGAGCAGCCCTCGGCTCCCCGTCACACCCGAACGACTCGCGGCGGCCTACGCCGCACTGCGGACCGTGCCCCTGAAGTCGGCGCTCACCGTCGAACCGGGCGGTCAGCTGGAGCTGAGTTCTCAGCCCGCCGACTCCCTGATGGAGTGCATCGGTACCGTCTCCGCCGACCTCGCCGCCGTCCGGGCGGCCCTCGCCGAGCACGGCCTCGGCCTCGTCGGCATCGGCCACGATCCCTGGCACCCGCCCCGCAGGTATCTGCACGAACCGCGCTACGACGCCCTGGAGGCCTGCCTCGACCGCACCGGCCCGGCGGGCCGCGCGATGATGTGCACCTCGGCCTCCGTGCAGGTGTGCGTGGACGCCGGACACGAGGAGCCCGGCCCCCTCGGCCTCGGACGACGCTGGTCGCTGGCACACCAGCTGGGCCCGGTCCTGGTGGCCGCCTTCGCCAACTCCCCGCTCGCCGGTTCCGAGCCCACCGGCTGGCTCTCGACCCGCCAGCTGCTGTGGACGGAGATCGGCGAGGACCGGGCGGGCGGCCCCTCCCTGGACACCGACCCCCGCACTGCCTGGGCCCGGCACGTCCTGGACGCGCCGGTGATGTGCATACGACGGGACAGCGGCCCCTGGGACGTCCCCGAGAGGCTCACCTTCCGGGAGTGGGCCAGGTCGTCAGTGCCCCGGCCGCCGACCCGGGAGGATCTCGACTACCACGTCTCCACCCTGTTCCCGCCGGTCAGACCGCGCGGCCATCTCGAGCTGCGCATGATCGACGCCCAGCCGGGCGAGGACGGCTGGATCGTGCCGCTCGCGGTGACGGCGGCGCTCTTCGACGACCCCGAGGCCGCCGAGACCGCCTACCGGGTGGTGAAGCCACTGGCCGAGCGCACCCACTCGCTGCCCGCGCCGCACAATCCGCTCTGGATCGACGCGGCCCGCCACGGCCTGGCCGACCCCGAACTGCACGAGGCGGCGATCGCGTGCTTCGGGACGGCGCTGGAGGCGCTGCCACGGCTGGGCGCCACACGCGAGGTCACGGATGCCGTCGAGACGTATCTGCACCGCTATGTGATCCGGGGCCGTTGCCCCGCCGACGATCTGCTGGACCGGACGCACGGTTCGCTCGGGAAGAAGGAAGTCCGCACATGA
- the egtB gene encoding ergothioneine biosynthesis protein EgtB — protein MTNPSADASVDPETVRERAVTTLVTARDRTTLLTSCVEDPDLTAQHSPLMSPLVWDLAHIGNQEEQWLLRTVAGQEAIRPEIDGIYDAFEHPRSERPTLPLLSPAESRRYAAEVRGRVLDVLEGAALHGTRLTEAGFAFGMIAQHEQQHDETMLITHQLRKGPQALTAPDPEPAPLFTGPAEVLVPGGPFTMGTSDEPWALDNERPAHRREVDPFYIDTTPVTNAEYQAFIDDGGYDNERWWAPAGWAHIRRHSIHAPLFWSRDGKQWLRRRFGVTEVVPPDEPVVHVCWYEADAYARWAGRRLPTEAEWEKAARHDPAAGRSTRYPWGDADPAPEHANLGQRHLRPAPAGSYPQGESPLGVRQLIGDVWEWTASDFEPYPGFQAFPYKEYSEVFFGPDHKVLRGGSFAVDAVACRGTFRNWDYPIRRQIFSGFRTARSGSV, from the coding sequence ATGACCAACCCGTCCGCCGACGCCTCCGTCGACCCCGAGACCGTCCGCGAGCGGGCCGTGACCACCCTGGTCACCGCCCGGGACCGCACGACCCTGCTCACCAGCTGCGTGGAGGACCCCGACCTGACCGCCCAGCACTCGCCGCTCATGTCGCCGCTCGTGTGGGACCTCGCCCACATCGGCAACCAGGAGGAGCAGTGGCTGCTGCGGACCGTCGCCGGCCAGGAGGCGATACGGCCCGAGATCGACGGCATCTACGACGCCTTCGAGCACCCGCGCTCCGAACGCCCCACACTGCCCCTGCTGTCGCCCGCGGAGTCCCGGCGCTACGCGGCGGAGGTGCGCGGGCGGGTGCTGGACGTCCTGGAGGGCGCCGCGCTCCACGGGACCCGGCTCACCGAGGCCGGGTTCGCCTTCGGGATGATCGCGCAGCACGAACAGCAGCATGACGAGACGATGCTGATCACCCATCAGCTCCGCAAGGGCCCCCAGGCCCTGACCGCCCCCGACCCGGAACCGGCCCCGCTGTTCACCGGCCCGGCCGAAGTCCTCGTCCCCGGCGGCCCGTTCACCATGGGTACCTCCGACGAGCCGTGGGCGCTGGACAACGAACGCCCGGCGCACCGGCGTGAGGTGGATCCCTTCTACATCGACACCACTCCGGTGACGAACGCCGAGTACCAGGCCTTCATCGACGACGGCGGCTACGACAACGAGCGCTGGTGGGCCCCGGCCGGGTGGGCACACATCCGCCGGCACTCCATCCACGCCCCGCTGTTCTGGAGCCGCGACGGCAAACAGTGGCTGCGCAGGCGCTTCGGCGTCACCGAGGTCGTGCCGCCCGACGAGCCGGTGGTCCACGTGTGCTGGTACGAGGCCGACGCCTACGCCCGCTGGGCCGGACGGCGGCTGCCCACCGAGGCCGAGTGGGAGAAGGCGGCCCGCCACGACCCGGCCGCCGGCCGCTCGACGCGTTACCCGTGGGGCGACGCCGATCCCGCGCCCGAGCACGCCAACCTGGGCCAACGGCATCTGCGACCCGCCCCCGCCGGAAGCTACCCGCAGGGCGAATCACCGCTCGGCGTAAGGCAGTTGATCGGTGACGTGTGGGAGTGGACGGCGAGCGACTTCGAGCCCTACCCCGGGTTCCAGGCGTTCCCGTACAAGGAGTACTCGGAGGTGTTCTTCGGCCCCGACCACAAGGTGCTGCGCGGTGGTTCGTTCGCCGTGGACGCGGTGGCCTGCCGGGGCACGTTCCGCAACTGGGACTATCCGATCAGGCGGCAGATCTTCTCCGGCTTCCGCACGGCCCGTTCGGGATCCGTCTGA